One genomic region from Treponema primitia ZAS-1 encodes:
- a CDS encoding pyridoxal phosphate-dependent aminotransferase: protein MRRDIVHPGAGKLKYEIREIVAFARSLSRWSIPIQWENIGDPVKKGEHIVQWIKDIVREKAGEDLSYAYSETEGAREAREFLSAQASRRPKLSGADGYPEPVKIEADDILFFNGLGDAVGKVFGFLRREARVLGPSPAYSTLSSAEAAHSGYEHLTYRLDPNRDWMPDMEDVELKVKYNDSVAGLLLINPDNPTGAVYPVEILQEFVRIARTYGLFIVCDETYANIVYGGAKTAALSQIIDGVPGLALRSLSKEVPWPGARCGWIEVYNRHSDKRFDAYVRSLVDAKRLEVCSTSLPQLCIPAIMGDSRYPDHLISRAAMFEQRAEEAYQAFQGIKGVSLKKPRGALYATAVFDPGILEEPTLRTLPVSDSSLGEYIQEQTAGVAPDKRFVYWLLASTGICVVPLSGFASDLPGFRFTLLEYDDEKRRRIYKTMGKAVRQYLGEN from the coding sequence ATGAGAAGAGACATCGTTCACCCCGGCGCGGGGAAGCTGAAATATGAAATCCGTGAAATTGTCGCCTTTGCCCGTAGCTTAAGCCGATGGAGTATCCCTATTCAGTGGGAGAACATCGGGGACCCGGTAAAGAAGGGTGAACACATTGTTCAATGGATCAAGGATATTGTGCGGGAAAAGGCCGGGGAGGATCTGTCCTACGCCTATTCGGAAACCGAGGGCGCCCGGGAAGCCCGGGAATTTTTGTCCGCCCAGGCAAGCCGGCGGCCAAAGCTTTCAGGCGCCGATGGTTACCCCGAACCGGTAAAAATCGAAGCCGACGATATTCTCTTTTTTAATGGCCTGGGGGATGCGGTGGGCAAGGTATTTGGTTTCCTCCGCCGGGAAGCCCGGGTCCTGGGGCCTTCTCCGGCCTATTCCACCCTATCCTCCGCCGAGGCTGCCCATTCGGGGTATGAACACCTGACCTACCGGCTGGATCCCAACCGGGACTGGATGCCCGACATGGAGGATGTGGAGCTAAAGGTTAAGTACAACGATTCCGTGGCGGGGCTCCTGTTAATCAACCCCGATAATCCCACCGGGGCGGTGTATCCCGTGGAAATTTTGCAGGAATTTGTCCGTATTGCCCGGACTTACGGCCTCTTCATCGTCTGTGACGAAACCTATGCCAATATCGTTTATGGGGGCGCTAAAACTGCCGCCCTCTCCCAGATCATCGACGGCGTTCCCGGGCTGGCCCTACGCTCGTTGTCCAAGGAAGTCCCCTGGCCCGGGGCCCGCTGCGGCTGGATTGAGGTGTACAACCGCCATTCGGATAAACGTTTTGACGCCTATGTAAGAAGTTTGGTGGACGCCAAGCGTCTTGAAGTCTGTTCCACCAGCCTGCCCCAGCTTTGTATCCCCGCCATCATGGGGGACAGCCGCTACCCGGACCATCTGATCAGCCGGGCCGCCATGTTTGAACAGCGCGCCGAAGAAGCCTACCAGGCCTTTCAGGGCATCAAGGGGGTAAGCTTAAAAAAGCCCCGGGGCGCCCTCTATGCCACTGCGGTCTTTGACCCCGGTATCCTGGAGGAGCCCACCCTCCGGACCCTCCCGGTTTCCGACTCCTCCCTGGGGGAATACATCCAGGAACAAACCGCCGGTGTAGCGCCGGACAAACGTTTTGTGTACTGGCTTTTAGCCTCCACCGGTATCTGCGTGGTCCCCCTCTCCGGGTTCGCCAGCGATCTCCCTGGTTTCCGTTTTACCCTGCTGGAATACGACGACGAAAAGCGCCGCCGGATCTACAAGACCATGGGAAAAGCGGTACGGCAGTATTTGGGAGAAAATTAG
- a CDS encoding redox-sensing transcriptional repressor Rex, with protein sequence MYVKGEKHFKLLIKKLPRYYRYLNEQKQFGKEYISSNELASLMGISASQVRQDFNRLLYNGYHGVGYNISMILNQITELLDLKTKKNTIIIGAGNLGQSLSNYEELKNCGFEIKAFFDINPKLTGAVINGIKIYDMDLIEEYIRDEQIVAVILALPTDGTGEIAKKVSEFGVKMFLNFNPVFFSFGRNVSIENVHIDDNLMMLSYKGKREKSMETKDEK encoded by the coding sequence ATGTATGTAAAGGGCGAAAAACATTTTAAGCTTTTGATTAAAAAGCTTCCCAGGTATTACCGATATCTGAACGAGCAGAAGCAGTTTGGGAAAGAGTACATTTCTTCAAATGAGCTTGCTTCTCTGATGGGAATATCCGCTTCTCAGGTGCGCCAGGATTTCAATAGGCTTCTCTATAATGGTTATCATGGGGTGGGATATAATATCTCAATGATCCTAAATCAGATTACAGAATTATTGGATCTTAAAACAAAGAAAAATACGATTATCATTGGTGCAGGAAATCTTGGGCAATCGCTGAGTAATTACGAAGAATTAAAAAACTGTGGGTTTGAGATAAAAGCCTTTTTTGACATTAACCCAAAGCTTACCGGAGCAGTTATAAACGGTATCAAGATATATGATATGGATTTAATAGAAGAATATATCCGGGACGAGCAAATTGTTGCGGTAATTCTTGCGTTGCCTACGGATGGAACAGGCGAAATTGCAAAAAAAGTCAGTGAATTCGGCGTAAAAATGTTTTTGAATTTTAATCCGGTATTCTTTAGTTTTGGCAGGAATGTTTCAATTGAAAATGTTCATATCGATGATAATCTGATGATGTTGTCTTATAAAGGGAAGCGGGAGAAATCGATGGAAACGAAAGATGAAAAATAA
- a CDS encoding M23 family metallopeptidase, which yields MKAIAGLKRKLSIFILLFLLADCSTAKKEATQEEVSTTEQTEEMPVVAESAETEPVVTPVEAPPEAAPAIPIVLIPDEIRPGEPFTVAFMAGGNGAAREFRALLLNSRGERLAKAAAFSLGEEAVGVLAATIAVPSTALPGEALIRIERDGVTLGEIPFHIADREFAAEEIELNQQNTDIRTVPDPKKTAESEQLWGIINSTGTEIFTAGPFAPPVTSTRRTSFYGDRRVYRYVTGKTDTAIHAGVDYGVPTGTPVFACADGRVVLARFRISTGNSVILEHLPGVYSIYYHMDSIQVTEGDMAGSGELLGESGSTGLATGPHLHWEIRVSGENADPDAFTLRPVLDKQTILSKLEELENP from the coding sequence ATGAAAGCCATAGCCGGGCTTAAACGCAAACTGTCCATTTTCATTTTATTGTTCCTCCTTGCCGACTGTTCCACGGCTAAAAAAGAAGCCACCCAGGAAGAGGTTTCCACAACGGAGCAGACGGAAGAAATGCCCGTGGTGGCAGAATCTGCGGAGACAGAGCCTGTGGTAACGCCGGTCGAGGCGCCCCCAGAAGCCGCTCCGGCAATACCCATAGTCCTTATTCCCGATGAGATCCGGCCCGGGGAACCGTTTACCGTGGCCTTTATGGCGGGCGGGAATGGGGCAGCCCGGGAATTCCGGGCGTTGTTGCTTAACAGCCGGGGAGAACGGCTCGCCAAGGCGGCGGCTTTCAGCCTGGGTGAAGAAGCGGTCGGAGTGCTGGCAGCAACGATAGCGGTTCCCTCCACTGCGCTGCCGGGGGAAGCCCTTATACGGATAGAAAGGGATGGGGTGACCCTGGGGGAAATTCCCTTTCATATCGCGGATCGGGAATTTGCCGCCGAGGAAATTGAGCTGAACCAGCAGAATACCGATATCCGTACCGTACCGGACCCCAAAAAAACGGCGGAATCCGAGCAGCTCTGGGGCATTATTAATTCTACGGGGACGGAGATCTTTACCGCCGGCCCCTTTGCCCCGCCGGTTACTTCCACCCGCAGGACCAGCTTCTACGGGGACCGTCGGGTTTACCGCTATGTAACCGGGAAAACCGACACCGCTATCCACGCCGGAGTTGACTATGGGGTTCCCACAGGCACTCCGGTCTTCGCCTGTGCCGATGGCCGGGTGGTTCTGGCCCGGTTCCGAATCTCCACGGGTAATTCGGTCATACTCGAGCACCTGCCGGGGGTTTATTCCATCTATTATCATATGGATAGTATTCAGGTTACCGAAGGGGATATGGCCGGTTCCGGGGAGCTTTTGGGAGAATCGGGGTCTACCGGCCTTGCCACCGGCCCTCATCTTCACTGGGAAATCCGGGTTTCCGGAGAAAACGCCGACCCGGACGCCTTTACCCTCCGGCCTGTCCTTGACAAACAGACGATTTTAAGTAAACTGGAAGAATTAGAAAATCCGTAA
- a CDS encoding BrnA antitoxin family protein has translation MAMVRYTQETLPEPTEKDWARVDSIKDEDIDFSDIPETKDLSTFHPWSEWKDRHLYKPVKAKVNCTLDADVVAWLKKDGKGYQTRMNAILRNAMLSSLAACNKVSRADSSSVSNP, from the coding sequence ATGGCAATGGTGCGGTATACCCAGGAAACCCTTCCTGAACCTACCGAGAAAGACTGGGCGCGGGTAGATAGTATTAAGGATGAGGATATTGATTTTTCGGATATTCCTGAAACAAAGGATCTTTCCACTTTCCACCCCTGGTCGGAATGGAAGGACAGGCATCTATATAAGCCGGTCAAGGCAAAGGTAAACTGTACCCTGGACGCGGATGTGGTTGCATGGCTTAAAAAGGACGGCAAGGGTTACCAGACCCGGATGAACGCCATCCTCCGTAATGCTATGCTCAGCAGCTTGGCCGCTTGCAATAAAGTTTCCCGCGCAGACTCTAGCTCCGTTTCAAATCCGTAA
- the rpsU gene encoding 30S ribosomal protein S21, whose amino-acid sequence MAHIIVDDNEMLEKAIKRFKRMVEKEGIIREYKKREYYEKPSTILNRKKKAIQRKLLKKSRKGKSEY is encoded by the coding sequence TTGGCGCATATCATCGTAGATGATAACGAGATGCTGGAAAAGGCCATCAAGCGGTTCAAACGCATGGTGGAAAAGGAAGGCATCATTCGGGAATATAAAAAGCGGGAATATTATGAAAAACCTTCCACCATCCTCAACCGGAAGAAAAAGGCTATTCAACGGAAGCTGCTTAAAAAATCCCGGAAGGGCAAGTCAGAATATTAG
- a CDS encoding sugar phosphate isomerase/epimerase family protein, producing MKNKVGIFYGFWSPNFDADYMEYTRKIAVLGFNVLELVAESLKNLSESKRRDLKILGDDLGIEYVLAVDPPAKYDITSPDKAVRADAVKYLKGYFDLVSAMGADTACGIVNGIWNSKIIDTKEAHTVRSITCMKELAVYAEDKGINICLELVNRYEHYMLNTEKEAEVYLDAVGRPNVKIQFDTFHMNVEENNFSSAILSAGKQIGYVHLGENNRRPPGCGFLPWQEIFHALKETGYGGKITLEPLVQRGGEIGDACSIWRDVMPGIDYDGEAKRSLLFVKETWDKA from the coding sequence ATGAAAAATAAGGTAGGAATATTTTACGGGTTTTGGTCCCCGAATTTTGACGCGGATTATATGGAATACACCCGGAAAATCGCCGTACTGGGTTTTAATGTTCTTGAACTTGTTGCAGAATCATTGAAGAATTTGTCCGAATCAAAACGCCGGGATCTGAAAATACTCGGTGATGATCTTGGGATTGAATATGTGCTGGCTGTTGATCCGCCTGCAAAATATGATATAACTTCTCCTGATAAAGCTGTACGTGCTGATGCCGTGAAATATTTGAAAGGATACTTTGATCTCGTATCAGCGATGGGTGCTGATACGGCATGTGGTATCGTAAATGGTATATGGAATTCAAAAATAATCGATACAAAAGAAGCTCATACGGTCAGGAGTATCACCTGTATGAAAGAACTTGCGGTATATGCTGAAGATAAGGGTATTAATATCTGCCTGGAACTTGTAAACCGTTATGAGCATTATATGCTCAATACGGAAAAGGAAGCGGAAGTATATCTGGATGCAGTAGGTCGGCCGAATGTGAAGATTCAATTTGATACCTTCCATATGAATGTCGAGGAAAATAATTTTTCCAGTGCTATTCTAAGTGCAGGAAAACAGATCGGGTATGTTCATCTGGGTGAGAACAATCGAAGACCTCCGGGCTGTGGGTTTTTGCCCTGGCAAGAAATATTTCATGCCTTAAAAGAGACCGGTTACGGGGGGAAAATAACCTTAGAGCCATTGGTGCAAAGAGGGGGAGAGATCGGCGATGCCTGTTCCATCTGGCGTGACGTTATGCCCGGAATTGATTATGATGGAGAGGCAAAGCGGTCACTTCTATTTGTAAAAGAAACCTGGGATAAGGCATAA
- a CDS encoding ABC transporter permease, whose amino-acid sequence MGNRNSLRAMNSIKNWYSTSKQEAGMYIALLVLILFLSFASPTFLIWNNLINVIRQVSIVGIIAIGGFMVILTGGMDISVGTVASLTGIVVAKLSIQLNVPMPLAVLAGMCVGLLAGLINGTLSTYLKLPSFIVTLGTMQVCQGVGYVITQATPISNFPSGFVQLGRGYLGAIPWPVIILVILYALVSLFMKYSRFGTYCYALGGNRESARLSGIRVNRMQIIVYILGGLFSSLGGLIVAARINAGSAQVGSTYLFDVFTACVLGGTALSGGIGRPAGILIGCIFVGILNNGLVQLNVDSFYQMVVQGVVLIIAVVLQSLMSRERRIKKTGFKTETVFP is encoded by the coding sequence ATGGGTAACAGAAATAGTTTGAGGGCAATGAATTCAATAAAAAACTGGTATTCGACATCAAAGCAGGAAGCGGGTATGTATATTGCCCTTCTGGTTCTTATCCTGTTCCTGTCATTTGCATCGCCGACATTTTTGATTTGGAATAATCTCATCAATGTAATACGGCAAGTATCGATTGTCGGCATTATAGCAATCGGGGGATTTATGGTAATCCTTACCGGGGGAATGGATATTTCTGTCGGAACGGTTGCTTCTCTTACCGGCATTGTTGTGGCAAAGCTTTCAATTCAATTGAATGTTCCAATGCCCTTGGCTGTACTCGCCGGTATGTGCGTGGGCCTCTTAGCCGGGTTGATAAACGGGACGCTTTCAACTTATTTGAAACTTCCATCGTTCATCGTAACCCTTGGTACAATGCAGGTATGTCAGGGTGTGGGTTATGTAATAACACAGGCTACGCCAATTTCAAATTTCCCGTCCGGTTTTGTGCAGCTCGGCCGCGGTTATTTGGGGGCAATTCCATGGCCCGTGATTATTCTTGTGATTCTCTACGCACTTGTCTCGTTGTTTATGAAGTACTCAAGGTTTGGTACTTACTGCTATGCACTTGGCGGAAACAGGGAATCCGCGCGCTTATCAGGAATCCGTGTTAATAGGATGCAGATTATCGTTTACATATTAGGCGGCTTGTTTTCTTCGCTGGGCGGCCTGATTGTTGCGGCTCGTATAAACGCAGGATCCGCACAGGTAGGCTCAACATACCTTTTTGATGTGTTTACCGCATGTGTATTGGGGGGTACGGCTCTTTCGGGAGGAATTGGACGGCCCGCCGGTATTCTAATCGGTTGCATATTTGTGGGTATCCTGAATAATGGCCTTGTGCAGCTGAATGTCGATTCATTCTATCAGATGGTTGTTCAGGGGGTTGTACTTATTATTGCCGTTGTGTTACAGTCTCTGATGTCAAGGGAAAGGCGTATAAAAAAGACTGGTTTTAAAACGGAGACCGTATTCCCATAA
- a CDS encoding phosphodiester glycosidase family protein codes for MRKTGHGKTLNSFFLLFLLLSVLLSCASLSPLADQPRTPPARTVTPDVLLPAWKPFAPGIDYFEGRIGKPRLELWALRVDLGNPDLEFVVNSGEMVGVIPGTTITGFVRDYDCIAGINTNPFDPVSANVGEERTIVGISIAAGVLNAPAVPGYDALVLYTNGKAAIVSQAALTTPDELMDIRNAVGGFSEVLREGAVTEQTLARNGPRHPRSAAGISADGKTLYLLAIDGRRPGSAGATEEEIGIILKQLGADDGLNFDGGGSTALALRYPDGTVRAVNTPIHGMIPGKERAVATCLGIRVVE; via the coding sequence GTGAGAAAAACCGGTCACGGCAAAACCCTTAATTCTTTTTTTTTATTATTCCTTCTCCTTTCAGTTTTACTTTCCTGCGCTTCCCTCTCTCCCCTGGCGGATCAGCCCCGGACACCCCCTGCCAGAACCGTAACCCCGGATGTTTTACTTCCCGCCTGGAAACCCTTTGCCCCGGGGATAGATTATTTCGAGGGACGTATCGGAAAACCCCGGTTGGAACTATGGGCGCTTCGGGTGGATCTGGGCAATCCGGATCTGGAATTCGTCGTGAATTCCGGGGAGATGGTGGGAGTTATCCCCGGGACCACCATCACCGGCTTTGTCAGGGACTATGACTGTATCGCGGGGATCAATACCAATCCCTTTGACCCGGTTTCGGCGAATGTGGGGGAGGAACGGACCATCGTGGGGATAAGTATAGCCGCAGGGGTCCTGAACGCCCCTGCGGTTCCCGGCTATGACGCCCTGGTTTTGTATACCAATGGGAAAGCAGCCATAGTCAGCCAAGCAGCCCTGACAACCCCGGATGAACTAATGGACATCCGTAACGCCGTGGGAGGTTTCAGCGAAGTTCTGCGAGAGGGCGCCGTAACGGAACAAACCCTGGCCCGTAACGGTCCACGGCACCCCCGGAGCGCCGCAGGAATATCTGCCGACGGAAAAACCCTCTACCTGCTGGCTATTGATGGAAGACGTCCGGGAAGCGCGGGCGCAACGGAAGAAGAAATCGGCATAATCCTGAAACAGCTGGGGGCTGATGATGGCCTGAACTTTGACGGCGGCGGCTCCACGGCCCTTGCCCTGCGCTACCCCGACGGAACGGTCCGGGCGGTAAACACCCCCATCCACGGCATGATCCCCGGCAAGGAACGGGCGGTTGCAACCTGTCTGGGGATACGGGTTGTGGAGTGA
- the recJ gene encoding single-stranded-DNA-specific exonuclease RecJ, whose product MIWDKKDIPSELVTETAAKYSCDLLTASILVRRGLTSGEDIRYFLEDDPRHLRNPFELPGIDAAVERILGAKEEGERILVFGDRDVDGITSTAMLTGFLSAQGMDVRWRLPMGDEPYGLSMKAVEEFAADSGTLIITVDCGISNLAEVDRAAELGVDVIITDHHNPQDELPRAYSIVNPKLKNSTYPFRDLAGCGVAYKLVSALRFALKSELYNQPICLLNTQPSNDSYIIEIVKIGNLAVMDRLTETVVPGMVGIGETRIPAFLEGQQILVWDAPLQKKTLVKIFGAGFEIYMLDIAPEIGKQIPQAAGKSLLRLKEISRIAKYADKSPGELDIFINLFTSFIQKKEGHFTPEDSTDLQLAALGTVADLMPLRDENRIIVRRGLASLIEKPRSGLSDLLFKLGLAGRRFGTTELSWQLCPAINAAGRMGCPDKAAALLLAVDPKERETLAAEIIALNEDRKKLGSDNWTVVEPLAQESVEAYGGKFVLAAAEGIYRGVTGIMANRLVNRFKVPALVVSFAEETATGSLRSARGYELRPLLEGCADLFLDWGGHNFAAGFSMVRANWEPFLERLKYITENIELGEETDEETVTVDAEFTAPRTPQFLTTDLFELVDRFEPYGEENSPLSFLARGLKVTDISLMGKPEAKHVKLTLDTGKVKWPAVYWQAVDKIKRDFDKNDTVDLVFTLNRNWFNGTETPQLIVTDLKRS is encoded by the coding sequence ATGATTTGGGATAAAAAAGACATACCCTCGGAACTGGTAACCGAGACGGCAGCCAAATACAGCTGTGATCTGCTCACCGCATCCATCCTGGTACGGAGGGGGCTTACCAGCGGCGAGGACATACGGTATTTTCTCGAGGACGATCCCCGGCATCTCCGGAACCCCTTTGAGCTGCCCGGCATAGATGCTGCGGTGGAGCGGATCCTAGGGGCCAAGGAAGAGGGTGAACGTATCCTGGTTTTCGGCGACCGGGATGTGGACGGCATCACCAGCACCGCCATGCTTACGGGCTTTCTGAGCGCCCAGGGTATGGATGTCCGCTGGCGGCTTCCCATGGGGGACGAACCCTACGGCCTTTCCATGAAGGCGGTTGAGGAATTTGCCGCCGACAGCGGGACCCTGATCATCACCGTGGACTGCGGTATCTCCAACCTCGCCGAAGTCGACCGGGCGGCGGAACTGGGGGTCGATGTGATCATCACCGACCACCACAACCCCCAGGATGAACTTCCTAGAGCCTACAGTATCGTTAATCCCAAACTGAAAAATTCGACCTATCCCTTCCGGGATCTGGCGGGCTGCGGGGTGGCCTATAAGCTGGTGAGCGCCCTGCGTTTTGCCCTGAAGAGCGAGCTTTACAACCAGCCTATCTGTCTGCTCAACACCCAGCCTTCCAACGATTCCTATATCATTGAAATCGTTAAGATTGGGAACCTTGCGGTGATGGACCGGCTTACGGAAACCGTGGTTCCCGGCATGGTGGGCATAGGCGAAACCCGGATCCCCGCCTTCCTGGAGGGCCAGCAGATCCTGGTCTGGGATGCGCCCCTGCAAAAGAAAACCCTGGTTAAGATATTCGGCGCGGGCTTTGAGATTTATATGCTGGATATAGCTCCGGAAATAGGGAAGCAGATTCCCCAGGCCGCGGGAAAGAGCCTGCTCCGGCTCAAGGAAATTTCCCGGATCGCCAAATATGCGGATAAATCCCCGGGGGAACTGGATATATTTATCAATCTTTTCACCTCCTTTATCCAAAAAAAAGAGGGGCACTTTACCCCCGAGGACAGCACAGACCTCCAGCTTGCCGCCCTGGGAACCGTGGCGGATCTCATGCCCCTGCGGGACGAAAACCGCATCATTGTCCGGCGGGGTCTGGCATCTCTTATAGAAAAGCCCCGGAGCGGACTTTCGGACCTGCTCTTTAAATTGGGTCTGGCGGGCCGGCGTTTCGGAACCACCGAGCTGTCCTGGCAGCTCTGCCCCGCCATCAACGCCGCGGGCCGCATGGGCTGCCCCGACAAAGCCGCAGCATTACTGTTGGCGGTGGACCCTAAGGAACGGGAAACCCTGGCCGCCGAAATAATCGCCCTGAACGAGGACCGGAAAAAGCTGGGCAGCGATAACTGGACCGTGGTGGAGCCCTTAGCCCAGGAAAGCGTGGAAGCCTACGGGGGAAAATTCGTCCTCGCCGCCGCCGAAGGTATATACCGGGGGGTCACGGGGATCATGGCGAACCGTCTGGTGAACCGGTTCAAGGTACCGGCCCTGGTGGTTTCATTTGCAGAAGAAACCGCCACGGGTTCCCTCCGTTCCGCCCGGGGCTACGAACTTCGCCCCCTCCTGGAGGGCTGCGCCGATTTGTTCCTCGACTGGGGGGGCCACAACTTTGCTGCGGGGTTCAGTATGGTCCGGGCCAACTGGGAGCCTTTCCTGGAGCGGCTTAAATACATCACCGAAAACATCGAGCTGGGGGAAGAGACCGATGAAGAAACGGTAACGGTGGACGCGGAATTCACCGCCCCCAGAACCCCCCAGTTTCTTACCACCGACCTTTTTGAGCTGGTGGATCGCTTTGAACCCTACGGTGAGGAGAATAGCCCCCTTAGCTTCCTGGCCCGGGGTCTCAAGGTTACGGATATCAGCCTCATGGGGAAACCGGAGGCCAAGCATGTCAAACTCACCCTGGATACGGGGAAGGTAAAATGGCCGGCTGTATACTGGCAGGCAGTGGATAAGATCAAACGGGACTTTGACAAAAACGATACGGTAGATTTAGTGTTTACCCTGAACCGGAATTGGTTCAACGGAACCGAGACGCCCCAGCTTATTGTTACGGATTTGAAACGGAGCTAG
- a CDS encoding CsgG/HfaB family protein, whose product MQKISFLGIFLFCSFLAYTQEAITLDNAILDSVDFFSSKLPSGSTVAVTNFEAETKGLSDFIIQELLVAFANTGTVRVVERSRLEMLETELNFNMSGSVSDETAQGIGRMIGAQILFSGSIGQYRDMYRMRVQAIVIETAEVIGTRTINIKYDPTLTGLLGRINPADAWKYQWLYFGIGAGYSMIISEPEEYLEAYDWHFGELPLGFSVYAMVQPFDLFGIALDVSGNGYSGINILVEPTLIMRPSPFEVNVFFGPGMHIAFATPPEQTAPGFAFSGGLRGGVHIGPGVLFTEARVTGVLWAYDDYDIGYGAALDLSTNFCLGYKIGFIQRKK is encoded by the coding sequence ATGCAAAAAATAAGTTTTTTGGGAATTTTTTTGTTTTGTAGCTTTTTGGCTTATACACAGGAAGCCATTACACTGGATAATGCAATTCTGGATTCAGTAGATTTTTTCTCATCAAAGTTACCCTCAGGATCGACTGTCGCGGTTACGAACTTTGAGGCGGAAACAAAGGGGCTTTCCGATTTTATCATTCAGGAACTTTTAGTTGCCTTTGCCAATACAGGAACAGTACGGGTTGTGGAAAGAAGCCGTTTGGAAATGTTAGAAACCGAATTGAATTTTAACATGAGCGGTTCCGTGAGCGATGAAACAGCCCAGGGTATTGGCCGGATGATAGGCGCCCAAATTCTATTTTCCGGTTCTATTGGTCAGTACCGCGATATGTACCGTATGCGAGTTCAGGCGATTGTTATAGAAACCGCTGAAGTAATCGGTACCAGAACAATAAATATAAAGTACGATCCCACCTTAACGGGATTATTGGGAAGAATAAACCCTGCGGATGCCTGGAAATATCAATGGCTTTATTTTGGAATAGGTGCGGGTTACAGCATGATTATTAGTGAACCAGAAGAGTATCTGGAAGCATACGATTGGCATTTTGGTGAATTGCCTCTTGGGTTTTCTGTTTATGCGATGGTTCAACCTTTTGATTTATTTGGAATAGCTCTTGATGTGAGTGGAAACGGGTATAGCGGTATCAATATTTTAGTAGAGCCGACACTAATAATGCGTCCTTCTCCATTTGAAGTAAATGTGTTTTTCGGACCTGGGATGCATATAGCGTTTGCAACCCCCCCCGAGCAAACGGCCCCTGGATTTGCGTTTAGCGGAGGTTTGAGAGGGGGTGTTCATATCGGTCCCGGCGTATTGTTTACCGAAGCACGCGTTACTGGTGTGTTGTGGGCTTATGATGACTACGATATTGGATACGGAGCTGCTTTGGACTTAAGTACGAATTTTTGTTTGGGATATAAAATTGGGTTTATTCAAAGAAAAAAATAA
- a CDS encoding BrnT family toxin produces MTFTWDTWKNRKNIRKHGVSFQEAALVFEDRCLWDRYDPSHSVNEEWYIVVGSARGRILYVVFTEPDQVFSDTIRIISARRANKREKEDYYGNGAVYPGNPS; encoded by the coding sequence ATGACTTTCACCTGGGATACATGGAAAAACCGGAAGAATATCAGAAAACATGGGGTAAGCTTTCAAGAAGCGGCTCTTGTTTTTGAGGATAGGTGTTTATGGGATCGGTACGATCCTTCCCATAGCGTCAATGAAGAGTGGTACATCGTTGTTGGTAGTGCCCGGGGCCGTATCCTGTATGTGGTTTTCACCGAACCGGATCAGGTATTCTCGGATACAATTAGAATCATATCGGCTAGAAGGGCCAATAAGCGGGAAAAGGAGGACTATTATGGCAATGGTGCGGTATACCCAGGAAACCCTTCCTGA